The genomic DNA TGTTCATGCGAGCTTGGTACACCTGCCGCAGCAGGGCCGCACAAATCACCTGTTGTTCTTCTTGACTGATTTGGTTCATTTGCAGCACCGTCACCTGGCCCGGTTGCAGCAGGTCGGGGGGGGTGAGGTGGAGGGAGGGGTGGAAATAGTCCGATCGCGCCAACCGGTCCAGCTTCCACTCCAGGGCCGGAGCCGAGGATCCCGACTTCTCATTGCCTTCTTCATCCACCTGAGTATCGGCTTCATGAACCGCCGCAATTAAATCATGGACATCCCACTGAAAGTCCCCTTTGCGGTGTTTGTAGATCAAGGCAAAGGCTTTATTGAGGATCGATTGTTGGCGATCGCTCATATTAGGCAACAGGGTCAACACATCGTAGTAGTCCAGGGAAGAAATCCGAATGCGGATGTCCTTGGGTGCCAGGATTTTGACCTGGGGCTGATAGCCATCGTCGCCCCGGAAGGCGGGATGACCCCGCAATTCGCTGAGGGTGCCATATTCCCCATGGGGATCAAAAATCAGCACCGCTGCCCGGTTATAGGGCCGCATCATTTCTTCAATCAACACCCCCGCCGTATAGGACTTACCGGAGCCAGTGCCCGCTAGGATCGCCATGTGGGTGCTGACCAATTCCTTGACATCCAACACCACCGGCACTGCCCCTGGCTCCCGCAGCAGCAAATAGCCCACTTCCGCCGATCCCACACTGGCCACGGTCTTTTTATTGAGGATGCCCTGTAACTGCTGATCCCCGGCCCAATAAACCTTGGCTCCGGGATCGGGGGCACGGCGGGGGTTGATGAACCCCAGGTTGGGATCAAAGTAGCCCATCACATCCACGGTCACTTCGTAGAGTTCCGGGTTGGCATAGGTGAAGCCCACCAGGGCAGCGATGACTTCTGGGCTGGTTTCGGTGTCGGCAAAGATGCGATCGGGAAAATGTTCCGTCAACCGTCGCCCGGAAATCTTGCCCAAGATTTGTCGTTGGAAGGGGGCGCTACCGTTGCGGCTGGGTTCCTGCCATTGGTAATAGACAAATTCCCCAATGCGCACCTGGCGATTTTCTGTGGTGATAAATAAGTATTGGTTGCCATCTTCCCCCGGACCCTTGACGGTGCCAATGATGGGGGTGACGGGGGAACCCGGAGGGCTGGGGTTCAGGGTGGGGAGGCTGGAGAGGGAATTGGGGGGAACCATGGGCAGGGGGGTGACATCAGGACAGAGGCAAGGGAAATACTGGGGATTCTTTGGGGATTTTACGGTTAAAAAACAACTATAGCCAAAAAAGCAAGATCGATCGCCCCCCGGCCAGTTCCTAGGGAGGTGGGAGCAGGGAGTATACTAAGGGGCATTCTCTCCCTTTTCTCTCCCTTTTCTCTCCCTTTACCGACCTAGCCAGAGAACCCAACCATGGATGAACTGAGGGCTGCCCTGGAGCTGGCCACCGATGACGAACTCCAGGAACTGACCCAGATTTTGTTTCAGCCCAAGTTTAATCCCTTGGATTATGTGAGAATGCCCCGTCCTGGGGAAGTGCAGACCTACGATCGCAGCACCTGGCTTTATACCCTAGAACAGCGGTTTCAGTTTCTGGCGGCGGATGGTCTCACCATTTTGCAGGGGCGTACCGAGTCCGTTAATTATCGCCAGGTCTTGCTTAAGATTTGCCAACAGTTAAAGATTGCAGCGGCCCAAAGCCTCAGTACCTTGGAATTGGAATCAGAGATTTTTCTGACGGTGTTGGAGCGGGCCTGTAAGCGCCTGCCCCCTGGTGAATACAAGTCCATTAATGCCCGCTTGCAGACCCTCATTGCCCGATCGCCCCATGCCTTGGAACTGTCAGCGGAGGTGCGCCAGGATCCCCTGCGTCTTGCCTTGACCGGGGGGGGAGCCTTGGCCCTCAGTTCCATGCGCCCTTGGCTGCTGCGGCAGGTGTCCCAACAGTTGGCCCTCCACCTCGCCCAGCGCGGTGCAGCCCAGCAACTCCTGGCCGGAGGCGGTGGCCTGATGACCCAGATCCAGGGGCGCTGGCTGCTGAACAGTGCCAGCCGGGGCATTGCCGTCAATACAGCCCGCTATGGGGTCTTGCGGGGGGCGCTGGCTTTTTTAGGACCAGCCCTGTGGATGTTGTTTGTGGCAGATTTGGGGTGGCGGGCCATCTCCACCAATTACACCCGCGTGATTCCGGTGGTGTTCACCTTGGCCCAAATTCGCCTGACCCGTACCTAGCTAGCCTGACCCGTACCCCTTGACCTGTCCTAGGGGGTAGACATCCCCCCAACTTTTTCCCATCAGAACCGCAGCCAACCGTTTAGGATGGTGAGTGGTGTCTCGTGGCAGCCCATCGCCTTTAGCCGTGCTTAATACACTCCTCACAGACTTTCGCATTATTTTCGATCGGGACCCCGCAGCCCGAAATCCGGTAGAAGTCCTCCTCTGCTATCCCGGTCTCCATGCCCTCTGGCTCCATCGCTTCGCCCATCTGCTTTACAAAGCCCAACTCCCCATTATTCCCAGGGTCATCTCCCATGGGGCACGGTTCCTCACCGGCATCGAAATCCATCCCGGTGCCTGCATCGGCAAAGGGGTTTTCATTGATCACGGCATGGGGGTTGTCATCGGAGAAACCGCCATTATTGGGGACTATGCCCTGATTTACCAGGGGGTGACCCTGGGAGGTACGGGCAAAGAAAGCGGCAAACGCCACCCGACCCTGGGGGAAAATGTGGTGGTGGGGGCTGGGGCCAAGGTCTTGGGCAACCTGACCTTGGGGGATGATGTGCGCATTGGGGCCGGTTCCGTGGTGCTGCGGGATGTGCCTTCCAACTGCACCGTGGTCGGCATCCCAGGCCGGGTGGTTTATCGATCGGGGGTCAAGGTCAACCCCTTGGAACATGCTAATTTGCCGGATTCTGAGGCAAAGGTCATCCGTACCTTGCTCGATCGCATTGAAGCCTTGGAAGACCAAGTGAAAACCCTCCAGACCCAACCCCCCCAGGTGGTGGTAGCGGTGGGAGCCAGGACACGGGAGGCGGACGACACCCAAGCCGTGGGAACCATTCCCTTGGCCCTGGCCCACTATGAACGCTGCCTGATGGCCGATCGAGAGATTGAAGAATTTTTAGATGGTACCGGTATTTAGGATCTAGGGCTGAATAGTTTATCCAACCTGATGGGCTAATCAACACTTGACATGCTCCCCGACCTAAAGGTGCGGGGATTCTCCGGCTAGGCGAATAGTCCAAGCTGTTCGCTGTACGGCTGGCTAGACAAAGCAGTCGGATTGCCAGACATCCTGGTCTTACGCCCGTTCTTTGTCCATTTAGAGTCTTGGGTTAGCCCCAACCCAGACTTTTCGATATTTTTGGCGGCATTACCATCTCTATCATGTTCGGTGCCGCAACTCACACAGAGGATGGAACGAACCGATAGAGCAACCTTGCCCCAACGAAAGCCACAATCAGAACAGATCTGACTGGTTGGCTCCCACCGACTGATGATCCTGACCTCTCGATCATTAACCATGTTGGCCTTGGCCTCGCACATGGTTCGTGCGGTGCCCCAACCTTGCTCACTGATGGCTCGTGCCAACTTCCGATTACCAAGCATATTCTTCACCGCCAGATCCTCCAACACCACCACTTGATTTTCGTGGATGAGCTGGGTCGTGGTCTTGTGCAGAAAGTCTTTTCGGATATTGGCCGTTTTTAGCTTCAGCTTTGCAAGGCGCAGCCTAGTCTTTGCGCGACGCTTAGACCCTTTAACTTGGCGGGCCAGCTTACGCTGAAACCGTCGCGTCTTTCGGTCTAACCGATTATATCCAGGGGATTCTACCCGATCACCTGTGCTGAGAAAGGCAAAGGTTTTGATGCCTAGATCCACCCCAATCGAGGGCCGTAGTGGCTCAATGTTGATGGGTCCAATCTCCACTACAAAGCTGGCATGGTATTGCCCAGCCGTGTTACGGATAATGGTCACAGAGCTAGGTTCAGAGGGCAGTGGCCTTGACCACTTCACCTTGAAGCGGCCTAACTTGGCCAGTTCAAGCTTATTGCCCTTGAGGGAGAATCCCGTCCGAACAAACCGTGCCGACTGTTGGTTCAGCTTCTTTTTGAACCGAGGGAAGCCCACCTTTGGCCCTTTTCGTTTGCCGCTACGGCTCTCAAAAAAGTTCTTGAAGGCAGCACCTAAAGCCTGAACCGACTGCTGCAAGGGCACGACTGACACATCGGCCAACCATTCCCGTTCAGCCGTCTTTTTG from Prochlorothrix hollandica PCC 9006 = CALU 1027 includes the following:
- a CDS encoding RNA-guided endonuclease InsQ/TnpB family protein; this encodes MKVRYQYRIYPTPQQVKGLNQLFGCCRVVYNDALAIVRSVPQGEKWPSNAELQKLVITQAKKTAEREWLADVSVVPLQQSVQALGAAFKNFFESRSGKRKGPKVGFPRFKKKLNQQSARFVRTGFSLKGNKLELAKLGRFKVKWSRPLPSEPSSVTIIRNTAGQYHASFVVEIGPINIEPLRPSIGVDLGIKTFAFLSTGDRVESPGYNRLDRKTRRFQRKLARQVKGSKRRAKTRLRLAKLKLKTANIRKDFLHKTTTQLIHENQVVVLEDLAVKNMLGNRKLARAISEQGWGTARTMCEAKANMVNDREVRIISRWEPTSQICSDCGFRWGKVALSVRSILCVSCGTEHDRDGNAAKNIEKSGLGLTQDSKWTKNGRKTRMSGNPTALSSQPYSEQLGLFA
- a CDS encoding YaaW family protein, which gives rise to MDELRAALELATDDELQELTQILFQPKFNPLDYVRMPRPGEVQTYDRSTWLYTLEQRFQFLAADGLTILQGRTESVNYRQVLLKICQQLKIAAAQSLSTLELESEIFLTVLERACKRLPPGEYKSINARLQTLIARSPHALELSAEVRQDPLRLALTGGGALALSSMRPWLLRQVSQQLALHLAQRGAAQQLLAGGGGLMTQIQGRWLLNSASRGIAVNTARYGVLRGALAFLGPALWMLFVADLGWRAISTNYTRVIPVVFTLAQIRLTRT
- the cysE gene encoding serine O-acetyltransferase → MLNTLLTDFRIIFDRDPAARNPVEVLLCYPGLHALWLHRFAHLLYKAQLPIIPRVISHGARFLTGIEIHPGACIGKGVFIDHGMGVVIGETAIIGDYALIYQGVTLGGTGKESGKRHPTLGENVVVGAGAKVLGNLTLGDDVRIGAGSVVLRDVPSNCTVVGIPGRVVYRSGVKVNPLEHANLPDSEAKVIRTLLDRIEALEDQVKTLQTQPPQVVVAVGARTREADDTQAVGTIPLALAHYERCLMADREIEEFLDGTGI
- a CDS encoding ATP-binding protein yields the protein MVPPNSLSSLPTLNPSPPGSPVTPIIGTVKGPGEDGNQYLFITTENRQVRIGEFVYYQWQEPSRNGSAPFQRQILGKISGRRLTEHFPDRIFADTETSPEVIAALVGFTYANPELYEVTVDVMGYFDPNLGFINPRRAPDPGAKVYWAGDQQLQGILNKKTVASVGSAEVGYLLLREPGAVPVVLDVKELVSTHMAILAGTGSGKSYTAGVLIEEMMRPYNRAAVLIFDPHGEYGTLSELRGHPAFRGDDGYQPQVKILAPKDIRIRISSLDYYDVLTLLPNMSDRQQSILNKAFALIYKHRKGDFQWDVHDLIAAVHEADTQVDEEGNEKSGSSAPALEWKLDRLARSDYFHPSLHLTPPDLLQPGQVTVLQMNQISQEEQQVICAALLRQVYQARMNTATGILTPDSENYLPYPIFTLIEEAHRFAAAHEPSRCKQILRTILSEGRKFGLGVGLITQRPGKLDSDVLSQCMSQFLMRIVNPVDQDSLKHGVEAAGRDLLQELPSLTKGQVIVAGACVNTPVLCQIRQRLTKHGGNTLDAPDLWQQHFQAHRVQEREIKQAPLAPRPRGTSRKGRSIE